The following are encoded in a window of Brassica napus cultivar Da-Ae chromosome C5 unlocalized genomic scaffold, Da-Ae chrC05_Random_3, whole genome shotgun sequence genomic DNA:
- the LOC125594822 gene encoding uncharacterized protein LOC125594822 codes for MGARTLSRLRSPIEAEAEALRWALLNMVRFNYRRVIFESDCKELIQAIQEESYHPSIRTYTADILHMLDKIGDHRVVFKSKQGNEVADRVAKKASNFESNSSVLISTMPSWIQTYVEADKPMV; via the coding sequence ATGGGAGCGAGAACCTTGAGTCGCTTGAGATCACCTATTGAAGCTGAAGCAGAAGCGCTAAGATGGGCTTTACTCAACATGGTACGCTTCAACTACAGAAGGGTCATCTTTGAATCCGACTGTAAGGAGTTGATTCAGGCCATTCAGGAGGAAAGCTATCACCCAAGCATCCGCACCTACACTGCAGATATCCTTCATATGCTGGATAAAATAGGTGATCACAGAGTAGTCTTCAAGAGTAAACAAGGGAATGAAGTGGCAGATAGAGTAGCAAAAAAGGCTTCTAACTTTGAGAGTAACTCCTCTGTTTTGATTTCTACTATGCCTTCTTGGATTCAAACTTATGTTGAGGCTGATAAGCCTATGGTGTAA